One Papaver somniferum cultivar HN1 unplaced genomic scaffold, ASM357369v1 unplaced-scaffold_35, whole genome shotgun sequence DNA window includes the following coding sequences:
- the LOC113342236 gene encoding uncharacterized protein LOC113342236, giving the protein MGEIMTRKRNTMMSLNFITLITLLISVLLQLHGAAAVVVPKSNCYVLDNTSHVYDFTSWVGHPFEYDGKDTDIVIRFCKDVESRSQTGYVDFGRFYASDDFVAGSGDFNFVQGFYNGDLTNCETSFDKMGRTAQVNIRCGNCLNGACKGDLGCVCGVSFDSSCRVIAELAIPCMRQGPRVFAGFTVGFHPRSWEVVYNGMTQLGFEKIHREFSFGTEQTHVSLYMTAISAVSILVGKPIIKVNPDEGLAVKLSGSAADGSPPTTLSPTMLVLDWRCEKSRDTPYEVNITIPVEGYEPIDFILTKMCENRQDSPGNATRGWALFGVLSCIFIITSTVFCCGAFIYRTRVEHLRGLEALPGMTILSACLEAVSGGGGLTGGYTRAEDPTNTFANQVSWERQPVSGQGTRRTTEVKYGSI; this is encoded by the exons ATGGGGGAGATAATGACCAGGAAAAGGAACACTATGATGAGCTTGAATTTTATAACCCTCATAACCCTACTCATCT CCGTCCTGTTACAGTTACATGGAGCTGCAGCGGTTGTTGTACCGAAATCTAACTGTTACGTGCTTGATAATACCAGTCATGTTTATGACTTT ACTAGCTGGGTTGGTCATCCTTTTGAATATGATGGGAAG GATACTGACATAGTTATTCGGTTCTGCAAAGATGTGGAGAGTAGATCGCAGACG ggATATGTTGATTTTGGTCGCTTCTATGCTTCCGACGATTTTGTAGCTGGTTCTGGGGATTTCAACTTTGTACAA GGATTCTACAATGGAGATCTGACAAATTGTGAAACGAGCTTTGATAAGATGGGCCGCACAGCTCAG GTAAATATCAGATGTGGAAATTGTTTGAATGGAGCATGTAAAG GTGACCTTGGCTGTGTATGTGGTGTATCTTTTGATTCGTCGTGCAG GGTTATTGCTGAGCTTGCAATTCCATGCATGAGACAAGGTCCCCGTGTTTTTGCGGGTTTTACTGTTGGTTTCCACCCTCGATCATGGGAAGTT gtttacaatgGAATGACTCAGCTGGGTTTCGAAAAGATTCACCGAGAGTTCAG TTTTGGGACTGAGCAGACACACGTATCTCTCTATATGACTGCTATTTCCGCTGTTTCAATATTGGTGGGGAAACCCATTATAAAG GTTAACCCAGACGAAGGCCTTGCGGTTAAATTGTCAGGTTCAGCTGCAGATGGGAGCCCACCCACAACACTGTCACCTACCATGTTGGTTTTGGACTGGAGAT GCGAGAAATCCCGTGATACTCCATATGAAGTTAACATCACTATACCAGTGGAAGGTTATGAGCCCATTGACTTCATTCTTACAAAAATGTGTG AAAATAGGCAAGATAGTCCAGGAAATGCTACAAGAGGATGGGCATTGTTTGGTGTGCTTTCCTGCAT ATTCATAATAACGTCAACAGTATTCTGTTGTGGAGCGTTCATTTATAGAACACGTGTTGAACACCTG CGTGGGTTGGAAGCTTTACCAGGCATGACAATTCTATCAGCCTGTTTAGAAGCT GTTAGCGGAGGAGGAGGGTTAACAGGAGGTTACACAAGAGCAGAAGACCCTACCAACACGTTTGCCAATCAAGTTTCTTGGGAACGGCAGCCTGTTTCTGGTCAAGGAACTCGAAGAACCACAGAAGTGAAATATGGTTCGATCTGA